A stretch of the Streptosporangium sp. NBC_01755 genome encodes the following:
- the fabG gene encoding 3-oxoacyl-ACP reductase FabG — protein sequence MRPVALVTGGSRGIGGSVVTRLAADGYDVAFCYRSNKEAADLVVGQVAEGASVLAEQVDVTELGAVRQFVRRAEKELGPLGAVVSCAGIIRDNPLVMMSEEDWHTVLRTNLDSTYNVCSVAVFGMIKRRAGSIVTLSSVAGVYGNAAQTNYSASKAGIIGFTRALAKESGRYGIRANVVAPGLIETDMTASMAGKARSGIAERIPLGRFGRPEEVADLVSFLVSERSSYITGQVLGIDGGLVV from the coding sequence ATGCGTCCTGTGGCATTGGTGACGGGTGGTTCACGCGGGATCGGCGGCAGTGTCGTGACCCGTCTGGCGGCCGATGGATATGATGTCGCGTTCTGCTACCGCTCCAACAAGGAGGCCGCCGACCTGGTCGTCGGGCAGGTTGCCGAGGGTGCTTCGGTGCTCGCCGAGCAGGTGGATGTCACGGAGTTGGGTGCGGTCAGGCAATTCGTCCGCCGGGCCGAGAAGGAACTCGGCCCGCTCGGCGCGGTGGTCTCGTGCGCGGGGATCATCCGCGACAACCCGCTCGTGATGATGAGCGAAGAGGACTGGCACACGGTATTGCGTACCAATCTCGACTCCACGTACAACGTTTGCAGTGTGGCGGTGTTCGGGATGATCAAGCGTAGGGCGGGTTCGATCGTCACGCTGTCTTCTGTGGCGGGTGTGTATGGGAACGCCGCGCAGACCAATTACTCGGCGTCCAAGGCGGGCATTATCGGTTTCACTCGTGCGCTGGCCAAGGAGTCGGGCCGGTATGGTATCCGGGCCAATGTCGTGGCGCCCGGTCTTATCGAGACCGACATGACGGCGTCCATGGCGGGTAAGGCGCGTTCGGGAATCGCGGAGCGGATTCCGCTTGGCCGGTTCGGTAGGCCGGAGGAGGTCGCCGATCTGGTGTCCTTCCTCGTTTCGGAGCGTTCCAGCTATATCACCGGTCAGGTATTGGGGATCGACGGCGGTCTCGTTGTCTGA
- a CDS encoding 3-hydroxyacyl-ACP dehydratase FabZ family protein: protein MIGVAEIKQIIPHRYPILLLDRVIEVRPGESLVAHKAITCAEPCYQNTDDYAYPVSLLVESWAQAAVLLACWETPNPDVLAGKVELAAGIKNVDLLEPVFPGEVLEHHVQILRNVADAAIVAGSSFVGGRKVLEVGSFSVALRGVEVLMRPGGD, encoded by the coding sequence ATGATCGGAGTCGCGGAGATCAAACAGATCATTCCGCACCGGTACCCGATTCTTCTCCTGGACCGGGTAATCGAGGTGCGGCCGGGTGAGAGTCTGGTGGCGCACAAGGCGATCACGTGCGCTGAGCCGTGCTATCAGAACACCGACGATTACGCGTATCCGGTGAGCTTGTTGGTGGAGTCATGGGCGCAGGCGGCCGTGTTGCTGGCGTGCTGGGAGACACCGAATCCGGACGTGCTGGCCGGTAAGGTCGAGCTGGCCGCCGGGATCAAGAACGTGGACCTGCTCGAGCCGGTGTTCCCGGGTGAGGTGCTGGAACATCACGTACAGATCCTGCGTAACGTCGCAGACGCGGCGATCGTCGCGGGCAGCAGCTTCGTGGGCGGCCGTAAAGTCCTTGAGGTGGGCAGTTTCTCCGTGGCGTTGCGTGGTGTCGAGGTCTTGATGCGTCCTGGAGGTGACTGA
- a CDS encoding 3-hydroxyacyl-ACP dehydratase FabZ family protein, which yields MTAAQVSGVTVTVDVSPDDPVFAGHYPGFPILPGLFLVEYVNSAFRDMCAARGADPVRPVALERVRFMRPVYPGDQVRLELAVEQVGGFTRCSASAVVNEERVAEIRVRYPAVTA from the coding sequence ATGACGGCCGCGCAGGTGAGCGGAGTCACTGTCACCGTGGACGTTTCCCCGGACGATCCGGTGTTCGCCGGCCATTACCCGGGCTTTCCGATCCTGCCCGGCCTGTTCCTGGTGGAGTACGTCAACTCGGCCTTTCGTGATATGTGCGCCGCCCGCGGCGCGGATCCGGTGCGCCCCGTCGCGCTGGAGAGGGTCCGGTTCATGCGGCCGGTCTACCCCGGCGACCAGGTGAGGCTTGAGCTGGCCGTCGAGCAGGTGGGCGGGTTCACCCGGTGTTCGGCGTCGGCCGTGGTCAACGAGGAGCGGGTCGCTGAGATCCGCGTGCGCTACCCGGCGGTGACGGCATGA
- a CDS encoding beta-ketoacyl synthase N-terminal-like domain-containing protein, giving the protein MSAPTVSSTVDGKTSAGQLVLSAWSTLSPYGVGGEAFSAGIRAGRSAVRPLDRDAFPGPFTRGGVLADFSPAGFLGKRGTRAMDRLTALAIGTLGLIVEECGPQLTADAERIGLVLGTGSGSIQSIMDFTRDSLAGRKPYHVDSALFPNTVMNKAAGQSAIWHGIKGPNTTITGDWSTCLLALSYAIRLVRGGQCDRVLCGAVEEHSAQRAWLEWHAGASHSQRPALAEGGAFFLLETLAGARNAGRTPVARVLSTRFRGVGDPADPRAALAACVKAAVEQAGVRGEDVRVVAPSAAEGDIGSAEKAGITDVLGATAKWVGCRSLIGDASSVSTGFQIAAALSVAESFGDNDLALVTTIDRDGTVGCALLGGYGAGS; this is encoded by the coding sequence ATGAGCGCGCCGACGGTTTCCTCCACTGTGGACGGCAAGACATCGGCGGGGCAGCTTGTCTTGTCGGCCTGGTCCACGCTTTCTCCCTACGGGGTGGGCGGCGAGGCCTTCAGTGCGGGCATTCGTGCCGGCCGAAGCGCCGTCCGCCCGTTGGACCGGGATGCGTTTCCCGGACCGTTCACGCGGGGCGGTGTGCTGGCCGACTTCTCACCTGCCGGGTTCCTCGGTAAGCGAGGCACCCGTGCGATGGACCGGCTGACCGCGCTGGCGATCGGCACGCTGGGCCTGATCGTCGAGGAATGCGGTCCGCAGCTGACCGCGGACGCCGAGCGGATCGGCCTGGTGCTTGGAACCGGTTCGGGCAGCATTCAGTCCATCATGGACTTCACCCGGGACTCGCTGGCCGGCAGGAAGCCCTACCACGTCGACTCGGCCCTGTTCCCGAACACCGTGATGAACAAGGCCGCCGGGCAGAGCGCGATCTGGCACGGCATCAAGGGGCCGAACACCACCATCACCGGTGACTGGAGCACGTGTCTGCTCGCGCTGAGCTACGCGATACGACTGGTCCGCGGCGGGCAATGCGATCGTGTTCTTTGTGGAGCGGTCGAGGAGCACTCGGCTCAACGGGCCTGGCTGGAGTGGCATGCGGGCGCGAGCCACAGCCAAAGGCCCGCGCTTGCCGAGGGGGGCGCGTTCTTCCTGCTGGAAACGTTGGCTGGAGCAAGGAACGCGGGGCGTACCCCGGTCGCCCGGGTGCTGTCGACGCGATTTCGTGGCGTCGGCGACCCCGCGGACCCGAGGGCGGCGCTGGCCGCTTGCGTCAAGGCGGCTGTGGAACAGGCGGGCGTGCGCGGTGAGGACGTGCGTGTTGTGGCGCCGTCCGCTGCCGAGGGGGACATCGGTAGCGCGGAGAAAGCCGGAATCACCGACGTGCTCGGCGCGACGGCGAAGTGGGTGGGCTGCAGGTCGCTCATCGGGGACGCCTCCTCGGTGTCCACCGGGTTTCAGATCGCGGCGGCGCTGTCGGTCGCCGAATCGTTCGGTGACAACGATCTGGCGTTGGTCACCACGATCGACCGTGACGGCACGGTCGGGTGCGCGTTGCTCGGCGGATACGGAGCCGGGTCATGA